gagacaggaAATGATGTTAGGCAGTTTGAGGATTGACATagaagactcactcatgggttttGATGTCTcatgaaaatcctccattttgcgaTGACTGTGTTGTGCCCTGACTGTAAGATGGCTGGTTTAGTGTCCCAGCCCTGGAATTTGAGACATAGGTTCTGTCCAGGGTTGTATACAAAGAAAGCACTATTTATTCTAGCTACAATCCTCAGAGGGGATTGTAACATAGGTCAGTTTATATAGCTTTATATTTATGTGGGCCTCTccagcaaaatttaaattatacatataaaggacatgtaagtattgataacatgattatgtacatattttttttatattttatatgaaattctttttaaacttatttatttttagttttctatttaaatttattacggcatcaataacctagatgttgtgatgccagttttaatagatataatcaatcaatGGCCACGGCCAGTTGTCCTGGACCGGTGACCATTTGACGGATGAGTGTCCACATGAAAAGAGTAGAGCTGTCAATTGGACAGTAAACTCGAGTCTCGAGGTCATCGCCCTCGGTTCTCGCCTAGCCTTCATTCTGGCAACACTATGTGGCAGAAATGGAAACTCCGCTGGCTGATAAGGAGGTGGAACTACATAGACTAGCTGATGCAGCAAGTCACTTAAAAATAGTAAAGAggtaaaaaggcataacagagtatggtctaaatattgcttattctcatacaatattaatgaataagtgtTAAATTAGAGCAAGTTACACGTTacataaaaaggcaggacactggcctaggcctatgctaaattgtatcacatggaaatattttttatcataagattTGGACTCACAACAGTCTACAAATAGAGCTGCAgagtctaacagtgaaatgaattacGCCTATACATAggttattcatattctggtctgAGCTGCTGAGAGCCTTCCCAGGCGAAATCCAGGGGCGAACTGGCATGAAATCGTTGCTTACCCTTAAGTCCACACGTGCAATCACCTGTCAGTCAGTCGGAAGAACTTAAGGTAAtgccatcagttcatctgttctggcgagtggactgactccgcccacaaactgtcgtctaCACGTATGTTAATGTCAGTTTCATTTAACTTATGTGAAATCTGATCgtgaatacaaatataaatatattcttttttacaaTACTTTGCCTTTTACCAGTTTGAATTTAGAAATGTATTGCTAACCATAACAATAATTGTTACTgtaatctttatcattattattattagaattattataagtattattgcactaatatttttaacatatagaataataataataataataataataataataataataataataataacaacagaattaTCATTACTACAAATGCACCAATATTTAAAACCACATATATAACCTTAATAACAAACCAAACCTCACCACTCCAACAGAAAccagaaacttatttttttagaagaaatattATATCAAGGGAAATTATTATATCGTTCTGAACATCACAATATGCTAAATTCAGGATGATAGTACAAACCGTGCATTAGTGTAGAGTTAATGAACATTATGGGGAAATTTGTTCCATAATAAACCCAACTTGGATTACTGTTAAAACGCGAAAAAGATCGCATAGAGAaaagtcataatattattattattattattattattattattattattattattattattattattgttcttactTTTACAAGGACCCTATTCatgaacaatcccaccacagcgCCCATTgccttggaattcaagcttccaaagaatataagatgttcattaggaagaagtaatagagtggtaaagggaaatacagaaagaggagatgacttattaataatggaaaaaataaattaacaaattaataaataactaaagaaagaaagaaaacgatgCTAATGAAACTgttcttttgtttgtaaatacattttgttccttttaagACCAATTCAGGTTGGACATAATGGTATACATTCTGGGTTTTCGAGAACCCAAATGATTATTTCTTAATCGGAGGAACCAGAGTTTGAGGCACCAAAGTTTGAGGAACCAGAGTTTGTCGAACCAGAATATGAAGAACCAGAGTTTGTCGAACCAGAATTTGAAGAACCAGAATTTGAGGAACAAGAATTTGAGGAACCACAGTTTGAGGAAACGTAAATCGAAGAACCATAATTTGAGGAACCAGAGTTTGAGAAACTAGAATTTGATGAACCAAAGTTTAAGGAACCAGAGTTTGAGGAACCAGAATTTGAGGAACCAAAATTAGAGGAACCAGAATTTGAGGAACCAAAATTTGAGGAACCAGAGTCTGAAGAACCAGAGTTTGAGGAACCAGAATTTGAAGAACCCGAGATTGAGGAACCATAATTTGAGGAACCAAAGTTTGAGGAACCAGAGTCTAATGAACCAAAGTTTGAGGAACCCGAGATTGAGGAACCATAATTTGAGGAACCAAAGTTTGAGGAACCAGAGTCTAATGAACCAAAGTTTGAGGAACCAGAATTTGAGGAACCCGACATTGAGGAACCATAATTTGAGGAACCAGAGTCTAATGAACCAAAGTTTGAGGAACCAGAATTTGAGGAACCCGAGATTGAGGAACCATAATTTGAGGAACCAAAGTTTGAGAAACTAGAATTTGAGGAACCCGAGATTGAGGAACCAGAATTTGAGGAACCCGAGATTGAGGAACCATAATTTGAGGAACCAGAGATTGAGGAACCAGAGTTTGAGAAACCAGAATTTGAGGAACCCGAGATTGAGGAACCAGAATTTGAGAACCAGAGTTGTCGAGAACAGAAAGCGGAGCGAAAGTCAGAAAAGACGCTAAAAGATGGTAGTTAGCGCAAgggataaagaataaagaataagaagaacaGGGAGcgagaagaggaagaatagaagaggaggaggaagaggaaggaaacgaGGGgtagaaggaagacgaggaagaaaataataacaggcacaagaagaagaaggaagaactgAACCTTTACCAAAATTGAGAAACCAAAATAAGGGGGAAAACGattaaatttacaatttctttgaACTTATTTTGTATTCGACCTAACTATCTATTCGTTATctgtttattatcatttattttctgtgcatATTTTCACGACTTGTAATCATATTCTTCCAATAAGTCTTGACAAactgagcagaaaaaaaaacgaaaataaataagctAAACAAATAATGACTGTATCTCACTTTCCCGATAAGAAGAGGGTTTGGCCCGCCCCAATTTGGgcagttcagagagagaggatttgggTCTTAATTAAGGCAGGAACTTCCGTCAGATGCTCTGAAGGAAGTTCTTCCTCCGACTTTTGATGCGAGGCAGAATCGCCgagctgttgtttattttcactttactaACAGTCACGTTAACATTCTGATATGCATATAATACACGCAcattacataaatgtatgtatatatttgttatatgaagaagagcatatatatatatatatatatgtatatatatatatatatatatatatatatatatatacatacatatatatatatatatatatatatatatatatatatatatatatatatatatatatatatataatatatataatatatatattatatatatatatatatatatatatatatatatatatatatatatatatatatatatattgttacatgtggggtcttggctgatcatatATTGTCCAATTTATTTAGTTGCACGGCCCTGCAGGCCAAGAGTAcatgtaacctgccacttgaagccacaAATTCACCTCAAAGACAGTCAGCAtcaatcaaaggtcgccagttggCGTACTAactcaacaaagaatattcaagaaataaagactttataataaacgCCCACCAACTCGCGGACGGACAAAGAATCCCACTGCTAAGATGGTATTAAGTACAACGCAACAGTTCCTTCAAACAGTGACCGAGACACAagaaaagcatcgagacttagaattatttgcttaccctaaatcctaggtattttactggaataacggggttgaagctaacaatataataatttggctaaCTTTAGACTTCAGATGCCGACACtcaatggtggctggagaatgaaacaaagaaagagttggaaatacagaaaagaggttaaaagaatggacgaagtttcgaacagcacacagactctaccttaaggacgaagcgttggcacgcattacaacggacgtgctgaagtttgtgtgtgtttcttgctccaccattcactaataaaataatagacaaaggcggtgttagagccaccttccagacgtctgctcttGTTGGCGGTTAGTTTCTCTCTCCCGTTCGCGGACCAGGCCTAGGTCAActaggcctacagtcatgccttacgCTGGCCTGGGCGCTCTGTTAAAATATctgccaagagagacaggtagaaagggaAAAAGGGACTTAgcaccacctattcttaaagttgaatatggaaatttctcctatgggtgAAAGGCCTAAATGTTACCTATATCCCGGCTCTCCAAACGGACgcaaagtttgaactgaagatgctctaGGCTGATatgatttacaatcaaatgttaatgagggcgaacagcagtaatatttataaaagctcccttAAGAGGCCTTCACTCATTTTGGGCATGAAGGTTCAGACTAAGTGTTGTTCAtttctattaggttactcttcttcccttcgagcagattagtcctggttagcctacctagctgtacagaactacctaaccctagatagatatgagctataatcactacttttacctaattctaatagtactagaaggtgctcgaTTTACATATAGCTACTCCCTACGATCATGATGTGtttttttagacctagcctagtggtacattcccgcagtattccctagcctaacctatcctaacccgtaatcgtagcaccaacataagagttactGTTCAACTAAATTgcaacttggtttatgtttaatacactTAATAATTACttgttaattcatgagggttgcctcatatgataaatgggtgcctcactgaggtcttaagccatgcatgtcatgagcatcgtggctcgtttcacaatagttaagattattgaaattagttatgctactacATGATTACTGCGGTTCTGGGTGGGTAAGTGGAAGGAAATGGCTAATAAATTGATGTACAcaaaaaagagatcacactggctacctcctctgggcaggccAGGGTCACTTGAGATGGTAGGGCAcagccgagagggcactagtgcctggatgagcttatagctcggcaaacCACGCCTCTTCCGCTCTTCTTCtctcgggttcctccaaggcctatcagtagtaGGCccaggaggtgatgagggcaccacCCGGGACAGGcaagaagggctagcgggcgctaAGTCAGGCAACTCAAAAGTTGCAGGAGCTCCCTACCCGGCTGCTGCataaccggagcgagagcgatctagACTTAAGGCCCGAGAGGCCAGTCTTGGTCTTCCAAAGATGGGGTACcattcgatcctccaggggttcatcccctggagtcaaatttggcaaagaagtttcgggtgctggaggctctccagtcgcgatgatcggcatgcctgacaaggggtccggaggtgcaatacctcgtggaCGACTTGgttttggctgcggcagagattcctgccccaggagatcgtagcctctccgagagtTTTGTCTGGGGCACCACATGCTAAGCTTGCTtaggcagccctcccaatttgtggagtggtctgtccgcttgcacgtccgGCAGCCGGTACTGCTCTCCTGAATCTCTTCGCTGAGAGGAGGATCTTTCCAGGCCAGCCCTatgcgattggagagggctaggcctgaataGTTTAAGCAGCTCTTCCGTGGACTACTTTGAGGTCGGAAGGTGGGGGGTTTGTCTTTATcagagttacaactggggccccgtgtggaggaggtaacgtggctgcgggcGGCGCAGGCTGGgcttcgcagagaagatcccgaccaacAAGAAGCACCGGGCCGAAtctccacccaccacgccaaggcggtggggcaGCTGCACTCCCAGCGCGccgtaacctggagttggacctggaacggtaatggtgtggggtctctatccacttcatttcccaccgggtttcttctctgtcaaccatggcaccggctggcactggGACTCagcgatcaggctaatgtctgtcgtgagtgtctactgtgaccgaagGTCacgcaggctagtgctctgaagaggggccaccgagatgaactgggattccagtctctcgggtaaaggatccgcAGACCGGGTCGcgagagaatgaagtgctgattaggttgacaaatttggtggtggggacatgatgtgacaggccgagatccagcattgtagtggctagcagccccacattGATTTGCAGGGCCTCTTGATGGCtcggcctgcagtaactgttgagGAGAGGCTGAgccggatgaatcgggagcggagttctggctggtagggttaggctgcttattagtgccgagtttgtatcggcactcagcttcagcgtggccccccttcttgcaataggtgcatatggtcttgctcggcagtccattcttcgggcgagtggagttcgagaggtaggcctggGGAACAATTCGCTTCTGCGAGGTGCTattaaatgcagagagagagagagagagagagagagagagagagagagagagagagagagcaggaaggcATTTATAGGAAAACACAAGAAGGAATtacagaatcttatacatttccattccacattacataaaaaaaaaacaattagaaacTTCCTTTACACTTAACCATATTTACATTCCAGAGATAAAAAGAACCTTATGCAAAACCTAAACAAAACAGAAGTCTGTAACTTTGGAACTTTTAAATGAAGAGTTTAAATAGTCACTAGTCAGCCTTATTGTGACCCTTCCTTTCCTCTGCAGAGTTTGGACACTCGGTTCTTGTTGCAGAACAATTTAATACAATAATTGTACACACCTAATACATGTTTGTGTTAGCTCTTGTTTGTAAGCCACATCAGTGTGTTACTTTCGTTAAATATCCTGAACATTCTCAGCGATTTGTGCTTCAGTACTGCTAGGATACAATTATCAATGCATCAGCCTTGGCTTGAATGTTTAAGCCACTTTGAATTTGTAAGACTTTCAATCAATAAAAGACtttgtaaatagttttatatacagtttaaaaCAAGACTGTAAAGATTCAAAGATTCAACACtaataaaaattgaattattaacttttcttttcatctttttcaaactTGACATTTAGAGACTTGGAAACTATAATCTCATCATTTGTGTAAAAATCGGTTAATAGCTGaaaacatttctcaaaatatttgaaGTTAATTAAAGCTCAACTCCAATGTTTAGCtagtgtacctctctctctctctctctctctctctctctctctctctctctctctctgcggataaATCATAACGGCAAAGGAAGTTCTTATCTCAGCAGTCTGGTTGTCACAGTCAGTGTCAAGAAGTCAGAAACTATAAAGCGGTATTTCATGAAGGCCTACCACACTgaattaaagtttctctctcctcACGTGGAATCTATAgttactttcatctctctctctctctctctctctctctctctctctctctctctctctctctctctctctctatcacattcCAGAATGGACCAAATAGTAGATGATACAGGCAACAGCTAAATAATGCCTAAAGGAATataaattagaaggaaaaaagtataaattaGACGAGAAAAAAACTTTTGGGGGATAAAAGTAGCATCAGGATTTACACTCATGCCATTTGACACTAAGTACAGCTGTCCATTCCATTTTGGTGTAAGTAATTTGCAATATATGGTCATTCTGCAGGCATGTGCGAGACGGGTGCAAGATATAACCGTAATTCCACCGGGAAAAaggccatatatattttttaggtaGATAAGATAGCATGCCATATACTTTTTTTactcaaagctttttttttttaaataatccaaATCTTATATTCTGTATTCGGGTTTGATGTTTGCATAACCAGAtataattgttatacatttttctAATAAACTGGAATTGATATCACTATAGGGTAACAAGTAGTaagtacaacaaaaaaaaagtttgatccCACACTTTTTGGGGAGTTCTCTCAAGTTGAGAATTATGGATCTAGATTTTCAAACCAGCGttgatgagagaaaaagaataataattcgaTAAGGAAACGAGTGTTTTCCTTCCCCATTCTCCCTCCCTCAGAGCGATTAACAACTACTGTTTGCTGTTACTGAATTGCTTATCTCTCGAGTCTCAGGTAAACTGGACGTAGTTAGGACACTTAATTATTCACACAGAGTACAATAtcaagtttctctttaatcttttttgtgtttatatgttcATTGTTGATACAGGTTGCAATTTCCATGTTCAAGTACTGGTGTATAATTTGAGCGAGATCACTATTCGCTCTCTGGCCTTTCTCTCAAAATTGACAGGAAGATAGGCCCCCCATTACTCCTTGAGCCTTTAGGCAAGGAAAACTAATTCTAAGGTAAATTTAAATAGGCCTCATCTCTCATGAAAGTATATTTATCAACTCTTATCTCCTAATTTACGAACTAACATATCGTGTTTAAAAGCCCCTATCAGATAATTAACATAACATttgcttatttagtaactgttTTCTTCAAAGCTTTGTTCTGAGAACATTTACTGGGTTGAAGCTTCTTTTCCtttgagaaaaaaaggaagatgttCGGAAACTGACATTCCTTCGGAACGAGAAAACCTTAGATTTCCTCAGAGATTCTGagattctgaataaataatagtaaGAAGTAATAGTCAAGCTTATTATGaaaaaaactaatgtaaaaaACTTCCTTTATTCCAACAATGCTAGTGTTGTATCAACTATCATTTTATTCCTGTTCGTTGGGTTTCAAACTGAAACATCTCTCTTTGCATCAATATAGAATGGCTGTTATAACGAAATCAACAGCTGAATGTATTTTCAGGATAAATTCCTTTTCTCCGGGAACGAATGCTGGCCATTCAATTAGCATCATTCCACTATTTTTACtcaattgtaaaatatttgttgttgtcgAATGTAAATGCAGGACGTGGAGTGGTCCCCTGTTCTCCATTAGAGAAGAAGTTATTGGGTTTTGTTTCTCTAAGTGAAAAATACAACTAAATGAGACTTTAGTTCCGGAAAGGTTGCAATGTAGGATACTGGATGCTGTCTCACAgtacataaagataaaattctcCTTCACTCCACAGAACGAAAAGGAAGATTAGCTTTATcgtcaatgatatatatattaattgatttttcaggaaaatttaGAATACTATTATTATGGATATAAGTGTCAAGTCCATAGATATGAAGTTAGAGTTTGTTCTGCAAATAATCTGAAATAGGGATGCTGTCATAAGTCAACAAGCATTGCCTGTTATTGCATTGCATGTGATGTACATCATCATCACGCAACTATACATTTCCTGAGCAGATCTGTCCTGGGGAAGGCAAAGATCTGTCGTTCTGGGAATTTCTGTAAATCTGGTGGATctgaattatttcaaagaaacatttcaagaacattttgcaattattagttttatttgagGAGTTTTTATGGCTAGGGCAAGTTACTCTAACTTCTGCAGTCGTCTAGAAGGGAAATGTACAAGATTCTTTCAAGATTCACTCAGTCAGTCTGatgttttcattgaaattttctaCGTAAAAGACAACTTCGTTGGATctgaattatttcaaagaaaacattcttttgaacagtaactgaattattactttttatttgaggaaaatgtttttatacatCATCAAAGAAGCGTTTCTTTGACAGggcattatttttactttatacaaaATAAACGACTACAAATCGTCTTGCAGAAGGAAATGCATTTGAAGATGAAAACTGATGCTTTATTGTTTTCTATAATCTTATGCATGAGAGTTGATTGCACATACAGCCAGCAACAGTTTCAAAGTTCAGTCAGACTCCCCCATTAGTCTGATTTTTCAACAAACTCTGAAATTTTCTACGTGAAGGACAAAAATCTTCTATTTTTCATTCAACAGACAGCCCTCTCTCCTTCAAAGGCAAGGTGTCACCTATACACAGAATGTCTGGTTTCTGTCGGGCCAAAATGTCCCTGAAATACCTGAGGAAGGAGTTCAGTCTTCAAGGAGATTTTTAACCGAGAATGATCTCACATTTTCATAGAGATGAGACTTttgttctcacacacacacacacaggaatgctctaatcacacacacacacacatgaactcaTTCCATTCCAAAAGTAATGTTTCagcagaatattaatattttctatatatatatatatatatatatatatatatatatatatatatatatatatatatatatatatatatatctcgtatatatatatatatatatatatatatatatatatatatatatatatatatatatatatatatatatatatataatatatagtagtCACATCCAGAAACATTATAAAAGTCGGCAATGAAATCacacagaaatgaaaacaattttctgttttacatgaACACTTTTGAATCAGTAAATGATAATATTATACAACAGTCACTATGACAGTTGATTTATATTAATCAGTATTATTTTGTGAACTTTGTTAAAGCTTCGTCTTATTTGCTAACGTCACTAAATCATTAAAACAGGGAATTTATTAGAAAGAGAATAAGATTCTTATACCCATAAATGCTGGAATTAAAGCTGAATTTAACCACACATCATTCAGTAAAATGTCTTAACAGTTAGAGATAGAAAATGGAAGCAGTTTTCACTGGACAATTTCCTGCCTCTTCATCTCCCGCGTAAAAATGGAGTTTCCTTTTGCaataaaggaggaaataaaagtgtTTCCTGAAAGGGTAATAAAGGATGATTTATGAGGAGTTCGCGAAAATCGATGCTCTTTTATTCTCGTTAATCCTTCTTCCTTATTTAGTCGTTTACGAAATCAGGAATCTGGACTAAACGGGAAATCTGTCTCTCTAAGAGAATAAGTTTAGGAATTCAGCAAAACTTCAAAGTGTCTGTACAGTATCCAGACCATCGCTTTGATTTTGTTAACGTGGCCTCTTCTTGACAGATTTactgatccctctctctctctctctctctctctctctctctctctctctctctctctctctgggacgcATAAAGCAGTAAGGTCTTATCTCAGGTCTGGTTGTCAGTCAATGTCAAGAAGTCAGATAATATTCAGTGGATTTAGGTGAAGGTCACGAACTCTGAGTAAATGTTTCAGGGGATTTCCCGTTTTCATTTtcagtcccctctctctctctctctctctctctctctctctctctctctctctctctctctctctctcttgcctgacGTTGCCCGTGTCGTTTTACGCTTGTTAGACTCAACAACATGAGATTTCGTGAAGTCTTGGAACAGTATGGTTTATCAGTGAATGAACATAGCCATGACAGACGCCGTTCATAGTGTTCTCCTTTGTAATGAATGCCAAGGGAAATTATCGTACCTCGGCCATGCCAGACCTTCCTCCCGCAGAATTTGCAAAGGAGAAACAGAAGATTTTTTGGGTTAATAGACGAGGGGAGAAATGGATTATCTTGAAAGTAGAATAGGATATTCGTTTCATttgagaaaatacattttttccaatatGATTACACTGGTAATTATCGTATTTAATTTTGTGCCTTTGTTCGGGAGTTCGTGATGAAAAAAATTCGGACGAAATTAGGAGAGAATGTTCATTGATGTTTCGGAAATGTTAGGGATATTGTAACATGTCACTCTGACCTTTAGAATTCGCACAAagtttttccatgcatttgtcaatgaaaaattttgtgaataatactTGTGATAGGtgctgagta
The sequence above is drawn from the Macrobrachium rosenbergii isolate ZJJX-2024 chromosome 15, ASM4041242v1, whole genome shotgun sequence genome and encodes:
- the LOC136846848 gene encoding uncharacterized protein — translated: MVIQGCQLITYGQYSDANTSSPFSCCPNEMPYKRDIIDFMLNRINKSNKETSPQQLLQAEPSRGPANQCGAASHYNAGSRPVTSCPHHQICQPNQHFILSRPGLRILYPRDWNPSSSRWPLFRALACVQLQVTARWECSCPTALAWWVEIRPGASCWSGSSLRSPACAARSHVTSSTRGPSCNSDKDKPPTFRPQSSPRKSCLNYSGLALSNRIGLAWKDPPLSEEIQESSTGCRTCKRTDHSTNWEGCLSKLSMWCPRQNSRRGYDLLGQESLPQPKPSRPRGIAPPDPLSGMPIIATGEPPAPETSLPNLTPGDEPLEDRMVPHLWKTKTGLSGLKSRSLSLRVFSDFRSAFCSRQLWFSNSGSSISGSSNSGFSNSGSSISGSSNYGSSISGSSNSGSSISGSSNSSFSNFGSSNYGSSISGSSNSGSSNFGSLDSGSSNYGSSMSGSSNSGSSNFGSLDSGSSNFGSSNYGSSISGSSNFGSLDSGSSNFGSSNYGSSISGSSNSGSSNSGSSDSGSSNFGSSNSGSSNFGSSNSGSSNSGSLNFGSSNSSFSNSGSSNYGSSIYVSSNCGSSNSCSSNSGSSNSGSTNSGSSYSGSTNSGSSNFGASNSGSSD